Proteins encoded by one window of Ostrinia nubilalis chromosome 23, ilOstNubi1.1, whole genome shotgun sequence:
- the LOC135083524 gene encoding uncharacterized protein LOC135083524, with protein sequence MRTFVCLLMAVAACRAGFETSGHGNGVGDEESGGGYDYSAPLQAHNFGGQGGHDFGGQGGHDFGGQGGHSFGGQGGHSFGGQGGHSFGAQGHDFGGQGGYGQGGHDFTLALTQGGGQGGHDFGQAFGGHGQEQQSFGGHEGGFGGHGFGGDSYLQAAHDSGNHNFGGDVSGHGGESAGHGDEGGHGGDFGGQGGHGDFGGQSFGHGGQGSFQLQDHGDEGFGAHVIPVGEHTDVQSPVQVPLYKHVTVPVHKPIHINVPKPILVGVPQPYPVKVPVNKPVAVPVETEISIPVEKVVPYPVVKHVPYPVEKHVPIKVEKTVTVHVPQPYPVKIPVYKTIHHHSGHH encoded by the coding sequence GTATGTTTGTTAATGGCGGTAGCCGCTTGCAGAGCTGGCTTTGAGACCAGCGGCCACGGGAATGGGGTTGGAGACGAAGAATCCGGTGGGGGCTACGACTACTCAGCCCCCCTCCAGGCCCACAACTTCGGGGGGCAAGGAGGCCACGACTTCGGGGGACAAGGAGGCCACGACTTCGGCGGACAAGGAGGCCACAGCTTCGGTGGACAAGGCGGCCACAGCTTCGGTGGACAAGGAGGCCACAGCTTCGGCGCGCAAGGTCACGACTTTGGAGGCCAGGGCGGTTACGGACAAGGTGGTCATGACTTCACCCTTGCCTTGACTCAGGGAGGCGGACAAGGTGGTCACGACTTCGGCCAGGCTTTCGGAGGACACGGGCAAGAGCAGCAGAGCTTCGGAGGCCACGAAGGCGGATTCGGAGGCCACGGTTTCGGAGGCGATTCTTACCTGCAGGCTGCCCATGATTCGGGAAACCATAACTTCGGCGGCGATGTGAGCGGTCATGGCGGTGAATCTGCTGGTCACGGTGATGAGGGCGGTCACGGAGGCGACTTCGGAGGTCAAGGAGGCCACGGCGACTTCGGAGGCCAGAGCTTCGGACACGGAGGCCAGGGCTCCTTCCAGCTCCAGGATCACGGAGACGAAGGATTCGGAGCTCACGTCATCCCCGTTGGCGAGCACACTGATGTCCAGAGCCCCGTTCAGGTCCCATTGTACAAGCACGTCACCGTCCCCGTTCACAAGCCCATCCACATCAACGTGCCCAAGCCCATCTTAGTTGGAGTGCCCCAGCCTTACCCCGTCAAGGTTCCCGTGAACAAGCCTGTCGCTGTCCCCGTTGAGACTGAGATCTCTATCCCCGTTGAGAAGGTGGTCCCTTACCCCGTCGTCAAGCACGTGCCTTACCCCGTCGAGAAGCACGTGCCAATCAAGGTTGAGAAGACCGTAACGGTCCACGTGCCCCAACCCTACCCCGTTAAGATCCCCGTATACAAAACCATCCACCATCATAGTGGTCATCATTAA